Proteins encoded by one window of Candidatus Neomarinimicrobiota bacterium:
- a CDS encoding FAD/NAD(P)-binding protein: protein MKGFSPETPMIPTFLRVKEKIQETHDTWTLVLENLNGARIGKFSPGQFNMLYAVGVGEIPISISGDCHNQDTLIHTIRDVGNVSHALCQLNAENMVGVRGPFGSVWPMEKMKGKDVIIVGGGIGLAPLRPAIYHVLNHRNDFNRLAVAYGARAPKEILFPKQIMDWRSHLDLQIRITVDVADQNWHGQVGVVTTLIPRLNIDPENGAALVCGPEVMIRFVTRELLKFGIPADQIWISMERNMKCGIGLCGHCQLGPEFICKDGPVFNYTEAERFFRVKEL, encoded by the coding sequence ATGAAGGGATTCTCACCTGAAACTCCCATGATACCCACATTTTTGCGGGTTAAGGAGAAAATTCAAGAAACCCATGATACCTGGACTCTTGTTCTCGAGAATCTGAATGGGGCACGCATAGGAAAATTTTCTCCCGGACAATTCAATATGTTGTATGCAGTGGGGGTTGGAGAAATTCCAATTTCAATAAGTGGCGATTGTCATAATCAAGACACTTTGATTCATACCATCCGAGATGTGGGAAATGTATCCCATGCGTTATGCCAATTAAATGCAGAAAATATGGTTGGTGTTCGGGGACCTTTTGGCTCTGTTTGGCCCATGGAAAAAATGAAGGGGAAAGATGTTATCATTGTGGGCGGTGGTATTGGACTTGCGCCTTTACGTCCTGCCATTTATCATGTCTTAAATCACAGGAATGATTTTAATCGTTTGGCTGTAGCTTATGGTGCAAGAGCACCAAAAGAGATATTATTTCCAAAGCAAATTATGGATTGGCGGAGTCATTTAGATCTTCAAATTCGGATTACCGTTGATGTCGCAGATCAAAACTGGCATGGACAAGTAGGTGTTGTAACCACTCTTATTCCCCGTCTGAATATTGATCCTGAAAATGGTGCCGCATTGGTATGTGGCCCCGAAGTCATGATCCGGTTTGTAACACGGGAATTATTAAAATTTGGCATACCGGCAGATCAGATTTGGATTTCTATGGAGCGAAATATGAAATGTGGTATTGGGTTGTGCGGCCATTGTCAATTGGGTCCAGAATTTATTTGTAAAGATGGCCCTGTTTTTAATTACACCGAAGCGGAACGCTTCTTTAGAGTCAAGGAGTTGTGA
- a CDS encoding HypC/HybG/HupF family hydrogenase formation chaperone, with the protein MCLGIPGELIKMIQDDGLIKTGKVSFGGIIKDVNLSYTPEANVGDFLIVHVGFAISVIDEKEALKVFDYLNEIGNLEL; encoded by the coding sequence ATGTGTTTAGGCATACCAGGTGAATTGATAAAAATGATTCAAGATGATGGATTAATCAAGACGGGAAAAGTGAGTTTTGGTGGAATTATAAAAGATGTGAATTTGTCGTACACACCGGAAGCCAATGTGGGAGATTTTCTTATTGTTCATGTGGGATTTGCCATCAGCGTTATTGATGAAAAAGAAGCATTAAAAGTCTTTGATTATTTAAACGAAATTGGAAATCTTGAATTGTAA
- a CDS encoding hydrogenase maturation nickel metallochaperone HypA, whose protein sequence is MKKIRLVAKDGKAKKVNSISLWLGAMSHISANHLKEHFDMATQNSELEGVDLNIETSDDAFHPQAQDILLKSVDIDS, encoded by the coding sequence TTGAAAAAAATAAGACTTGTTGCCAAAGATGGGAAAGCAAAAAAAGTGAATTCTATTTCACTTTGGCTGGGAGCAATGAGCCATATTTCCGCAAATCATTTAAAAGAACATTTTGATATGGCCACCCAAAATTCTGAATTAGAAGGTGTGGACTTAAACATTGAGACATCTGATGATGCGTTTCATCCACAAGCCCAGGATATTCTTCTAAAATCCGTTGATATTGATTCTTAA
- a CDS encoding hydrogenase maturation protease — protein sequence MEKSILVIGVGSPYRSDDSVGLSVLKTLRMGPPEQVHLMERSGEGSDIMDVWKKYQHVFLVDAVQSGKAPGTIHRIFANQEKVPTDFFHYSTHAFGVAEAVEMARVLGELPKSLIIYGIEGEQFGIGKDISKHVQISADKVTGMLLKDIQKILTGNPTYA from the coding sequence TTGGAAAAATCAATTTTAGTTATTGGGGTCGGCAGCCCCTATCGAAGTGATGATTCTGTAGGATTAAGTGTGTTGAAAACTTTGCGAATGGGTCCGCCAGAACAAGTGCATCTTATGGAACGGTCTGGCGAAGGGTCAGACATTATGGACGTGTGGAAAAAATATCAGCACGTTTTTTTGGTAGATGCGGTTCAGTCCGGCAAAGCGCCGGGCACCATTCATCGTATTTTTGCAAATCAAGAAAAAGTCCCTACGGACTTTTTTCATTATTCAACACATGCATTTGGTGTAGCAGAAGCGGTTGAAATGGCGCGAGTCTTGGGTGAATTGCCAAAAAGCTTAATTATTTATGGGATTGAAGGTGAACAATTTGGTATAGGAAAAGATATTTCAAAACATGTTCAAATATCTGCAGATAAAGTGACAGGAATGTTGTTGAAAGATATTCAAAAAATATTAACCGGCAATCCAACTTATGCATGA
- a CDS encoding oxidoreductase, giving the protein MANDRPKLAVWKFASCDGCQLSLLDCEDELLAVSQAVHIANFPEASREVVPGPYEISLVEGSVTTPHDAERIKEIREISDLVITIGACATSGGIQALRNFSDVKEFTNIVYANPQFIDTLDQSHPISDYINVDFELRGCPIDKYQLLEVVISLLSGKRPNIPTHSVCMDCKLKLNTCVLVAGNEPCLGPVTQAGCGAICPSFNRGCYGCFGPQDSANTDSMTEIWQNLGVENETILQAFRGFNGFLEPFKSAGERLE; this is encoded by the coding sequence ATGGCAAACGATCGACCTAAACTTGCCGTTTGGAAATTTGCATCTTGCGATGGTTGTCAATTATCATTGCTAGATTGTGAAGATGAATTACTGGCGGTATCCCAAGCTGTACACATTGCTAATTTCCCAGAAGCATCTCGAGAAGTGGTGCCCGGACCTTACGAAATATCTTTAGTTGAAGGCTCGGTTACCACACCCCATGATGCTGAACGTATTAAAGAAATTAGAGAAATATCAGATCTTGTCATTACGATTGGTGCATGCGCAACATCAGGTGGTATTCAAGCATTACGGAATTTTTCTGACGTAAAAGAGTTCACCAATATTGTGTATGCGAATCCACAATTCATTGATACGCTGGATCAGTCCCACCCCATTTCCGATTATATAAATGTAGATTTTGAATTAAGGGGTTGCCCAATTGATAAGTATCAATTATTGGAAGTTGTCATTTCACTCTTATCTGGAAAGCGCCCAAATATTCCCACACATTCAGTTTGCATGGATTGCAAATTAAAATTAAATACGTGCGTACTCGTTGCAGGGAATGAACCATGTCTTGGACCCGTAACTCAAGCCGGTTGCGGGGCAATTTGCCCATCCTTTAATCGGGGGTGTTATGGCTGCTTTGGTCCGCAAGATTCTGCCAATACAGATTCCATGACCGAAATTTGGCAAAACTTGGGGGTGGAAAATGAAACAATATTACAAGCCTTTCGGGGATTTAACGGATTTTTAGAACCATTTAAAAGTGCAGGTGAACGTCTTGAGTAA
- the hypF gene encoding carbamoyltransferase HypF: protein MSDVFSPKALKIYISGMVQGVGFRPFIYKLARANSLTGHVKNTTEGVSILAQGNDESIQTFLSNLRSEAPPLARIFEIKTHKANPNGLSQFKIVHSQKSGEKSALILPDMSTCDDCLIDIAEPTNRRYQYPFTNCTNCGPRFSIIKNLPYDRPETSMAKFKMCTQCQSEYDDPENRRFHAQPNACPNCGPQLSFWNNSGTEIAQKLDALIWTIDEICQGKIIALKGLGGFQLICDARNSVAVNTLRKRKNRPAKPFALMVKNLQMASSLCEMDPNEISILTSPEKPILILKSKQNVMFTQQVAPGNPNLGLMLPYTPLHELLMSGLGFPIIATSGNLANEPICIDEAEALERLGQIADGYLIHTRPIVRPVDDSVVRLMAGKKMILRRARGYAPFPIQVKEGLSSILATGAHLKNTITVTRKNQFFMSQHIGNLDSELSAQTQQTVSQDLIQMYDLNVKSVACDLHPDYQSTTFAKSLGLPLYPVQHHIAHIWSVIAEHHLPLPVFGLSWDGTGLGVDNTIWGSEFFTINRQGWKRTAHLKPFKLPGVDLGAKEPRRSALGLLFTLMGNDVFDLPLVQNSFKDFELDVMKTMFESGTNIHETTSMGRLFDAVSFISGYNQKTQFEGQAAMDLEFSIDDYSSDISYPITVHHENGKHVLDWTPMVETILHDVNSKISRKKIAYKFHESLSNMIGVVSELVDINTICLSGGCFQNKTLLEQTIHKLRLKNFKVYWNQDIPINDGGISMGQAAALYYGGQKECV, encoded by the coding sequence ATGAGTGACGTTTTTAGTCCAAAAGCACTGAAAATTTATATATCAGGCATGGTGCAAGGTGTTGGTTTTCGCCCGTTTATTTATAAATTGGCGCGGGCGAACTCTCTAACCGGTCATGTGAAAAATACTACCGAAGGTGTCAGCATTTTGGCCCAAGGCAATGATGAATCTATTCAAACATTTTTATCCAATTTGCGATCGGAAGCTCCACCTTTAGCACGAATTTTTGAAATTAAAACCCATAAGGCCAACCCCAATGGGTTGAGTCAATTTAAAATTGTTCATAGCCAAAAATCCGGCGAAAAATCCGCCTTAATTTTACCCGACATGTCCACCTGTGATGATTGCTTAATCGACATTGCTGAGCCGACAAATCGTCGGTATCAATATCCATTTACGAATTGTACTAACTGTGGTCCACGTTTTTCTATTATTAAAAATTTACCATATGATCGTCCAGAAACATCCATGGCGAAATTTAAAATGTGTACCCAATGTCAATCTGAATACGATGATCCAGAAAACAGACGTTTTCATGCACAGCCCAATGCATGTCCTAATTGTGGCCCCCAATTATCTTTTTGGAATAATTCAGGAACCGAAATCGCTCAAAAGCTAGACGCGCTCATTTGGACTATTGATGAAATATGTCAGGGAAAAATTATTGCACTCAAAGGCTTGGGCGGATTCCAATTAATCTGTGATGCCAGAAATTCTGTGGCAGTCAACACATTGAGAAAAAGAAAAAATCGCCCTGCTAAACCATTTGCGCTCATGGTGAAAAATCTTCAAATGGCGTCATCCCTTTGTGAAATGGATCCTAATGAAATTTCTATTTTAACATCGCCTGAAAAACCCATACTCATTTTAAAATCGAAACAAAATGTCATGTTCACTCAGCAGGTTGCGCCTGGGAATCCAAATTTAGGATTGATGTTGCCATACACTCCATTGCACGAATTATTAATGAGTGGTTTGGGATTCCCTATTATAGCCACAAGTGGCAATTTGGCCAACGAACCCATTTGCATAGATGAAGCTGAAGCCTTGGAGAGATTGGGCCAGATTGCTGATGGATATCTAATTCACACTCGTCCTATCGTTCGCCCCGTTGATGATTCTGTGGTTCGTCTAATGGCAGGAAAAAAAATGATTCTTCGCCGAGCTCGTGGATATGCTCCGTTTCCTATTCAGGTGAAAGAAGGGCTTTCATCCATTTTGGCCACAGGTGCACATTTGAAAAACACTATCACCGTTACGCGGAAAAATCAATTTTTTATGAGCCAACATATTGGAAATTTGGATTCAGAGTTATCGGCTCAAACGCAACAAACGGTGAGCCAAGATTTGATTCAAATGTATGATTTAAATGTGAAATCGGTAGCCTGTGATTTGCATCCCGATTATCAATCCACGACCTTTGCGAAATCATTGGGATTACCCTTGTATCCAGTTCAGCATCATATTGCTCATATTTGGTCGGTCATTGCAGAACATCACCTGCCACTTCCCGTTTTCGGCTTGTCGTGGGATGGTACGGGTTTGGGCGTAGATAATACAATTTGGGGTAGTGAATTTTTTACTATAAATAGGCAGGGATGGAAACGGACTGCTCATTTAAAACCGTTTAAACTTCCTGGCGTAGATTTAGGCGCGAAAGAACCACGCCGATCCGCATTGGGATTGCTATTTACTCTCATGGGGAATGATGTATTTGATTTGCCACTTGTCCAAAATTCATTTAAAGATTTTGAACTCGATGTTATGAAAACGATGTTTGAATCGGGAACGAATATCCATGAAACCACTAGCATGGGGCGACTCTTTGATGCGGTGAGTTTTATATCGGGCTATAACCAAAAAACTCAGTTCGAAGGCCAAGCTGCGATGGATTTGGAGTTTTCCATTGATGACTATTCTTCTGACATATCTTATCCCATTACAGTTCATCATGAAAATGGGAAGCATGTTTTAGATTGGACACCCATGGTAGAAACTATTTTGCATGATGTTAATTCAAAAATTTCACGAAAAAAAATCGCCTATAAATTTCATGAATCTTTATCCAATATGATTGGTGTTGTATCAGAATTAGTGGACATAAATACTATCTGTTTATCAGGCGGTTGTTTTCAAAATAAAACATTGTTGGAACAGACAATACACAAACTAAGACTCAAGAATTTCAAGGTCTATTGGAATCAAGATATACCAATTAACGATGGTGGAATCTCTATGGGACAAGCTGCCGCACTTTATTACGGGGGACAAAAAGAATGTGTTTAG
- a CDS encoding Ni/Fe hydrogenase subunit alpha, with the protein MNVLSNTKTIKVDYLARVEGEGALFIKIKDNKLEECQLKIFEPPRFFEAFLRGRQFTEAPDIAARICGICPIAYIMSSIHAMEQILGIEVGGQLRELRRLIYCGEWIESHVLHVFMLHAPDFLGYQDAIQLAGDKPELVKMALRLKKAGNEIVRLLGGREIHPINNKVGGFYKVPDKKDFSNLLEELKWARDASIEAVKVANSLPCPDFDQDYEFVSLHHPDEYPFNEGRIISNRGLDIDIKDYENHFEEIHVAHSNALQSVHKNHGNYLVGPLARYNLNYNQLSDLTKQVAVDNGYDRQVINPFQSIVVRSLETVYAFDEAIRIIENYEKPAKASVEYEIQAGVGYGCTEAPRGSLYHRYEIDEQGIIKTAKIVPPTAQNQSRIEEDLSNFIPKFIHLDDDDLTWKCEQAVRNYDPCISCATHFLKLDIQRN; encoded by the coding sequence GTGAACGTCTTGAGTAATACTAAAACGATTAAAGTCGATTATCTCGCCCGTGTTGAAGGCGAAGGTGCATTATTCATCAAAATTAAAGATAATAAATTAGAAGAATGTCAATTGAAAATTTTTGAGCCGCCGCGATTTTTCGAAGCTTTTCTTCGTGGCCGGCAATTCACTGAAGCACCGGATATTGCGGCGCGGATTTGTGGAATTTGCCCGATCGCCTATATCATGAGTTCTATTCATGCAATGGAACAAATCTTGGGTATTGAAGTTGGTGGTCAACTTCGAGAATTGCGACGGCTCATTTATTGTGGTGAATGGATTGAAAGCCATGTGCTTCACGTTTTTATGTTACATGCACCCGATTTTCTGGGTTATCAGGATGCCATTCAATTGGCTGGCGATAAACCAGAATTGGTAAAAATGGCGCTCAGACTCAAAAAAGCTGGAAATGAAATTGTGCGTCTATTGGGTGGTCGTGAAATACACCCCATTAATAATAAAGTAGGTGGGTTTTATAAAGTGCCAGACAAGAAGGACTTTTCTAATTTATTGGAAGAATTAAAATGGGCTAGAGATGCATCCATAGAAGCAGTGAAAGTGGCCAACTCACTCCCATGTCCAGATTTTGATCAGGATTATGAATTTGTCTCACTCCATCATCCAGATGAATATCCATTCAATGAAGGTCGGATAATTTCAAATCGTGGTTTGGATATTGATATAAAGGATTACGAAAACCATTTTGAAGAAATTCATGTAGCTCATTCTAATGCTCTTCAATCTGTTCATAAAAATCACGGTAATTATTTGGTCGGTCCCCTTGCTCGATACAATTTGAATTATAATCAATTATCCGATTTGACTAAACAGGTGGCCGTGGATAATGGATATGATCGACAGGTGATTAATCCATTTCAGAGTATTGTGGTTCGATCTTTAGAAACAGTATATGCTTTTGATGAAGCAATCCGTATTATTGAAAATTACGAAAAACCAGCCAAAGCATCCGTTGAGTATGAGATCCAAGCCGGTGTAGGATATGGATGTACAGAAGCACCCCGCGGTAGTTTGTATCATCGATATGAGATTGATGAACAGGGTATTATTAAGACGGCAAAAATTGTGCCACCCACGGCACAAAATCAGAGTCGGATTGAAGAAGATTTATCCAATTTCATTCCCAAATTTATTCATTTGGATGATGACGATCTCACTTGGAAATGTGAACAAGCTGTCCGGAATTATGATCCATGTATTTCTTGTGCCACTCACTTTTTAAAACTAGATATACAAAGGAATTAA